A DNA window from Bubalus bubalis isolate 160015118507 breed Murrah chromosome 22, NDDB_SH_1, whole genome shotgun sequence contains the following coding sequences:
- the ST8SIA3 gene encoding sia-alpha-2,3-Gal-beta-1,4-GlcNAc-R:alpha 2,8-sialyltransferase, translating into MRNCKMARVASVLGLVMLSVALLILSLISYVSLKKESIFTTPKYANPGAPRMYMLHAGFRSQFALKLLDSSLVPFPHSVTHELQARPKWTFNRTAFLHQRQEILQHVDVIKNFSLTKNSVRIGQLMHYDYSSHKYVFSISNNFRSLLPDVSPIVNKRYNICAVVGNSGILTGSRCGPQIDKSDFVFRCNFAPTEAFQRDVGRKTNLTTFNPSILEKYYNNLLTIQDRNNFFLSLKKLDGAILWIPAFFFHTSATVTRTLVDFFVEHRGQLKLQLAWPGNIMQHVNRYWKNKHLSPKRLSTGILMYTLASAVCEEIHLYGFWPFGFDPNTREDLPYHYYDKKGTKFTTKWQESHQLPAEFQLLYRMHGEGLTKLTLSHCA; encoded by the exons ATGAGAAATTGCAAAATGGCCCGGGTCGCCAGTGTGCTGGGGCTGGTCATGCTCAGCGTCGCCCTGCTGATTTTATCGCTCATCAGCTACGTGTCCCTGAAAAAGGAGAGCATCTTCACCACTCCCAAGTACGCCAACCCGGGGGCGCCCCGAATGTACATGCTCCACGCGGGATTCCG GTCGCAATTTGCGCTGAAGCTTCTAGATTCGTCATTGGTGCCCTTTCCGCATTCTGTGACTCATGAACTCCAAGCCAGACCTAAGTGGACGTTTAATCGGACAGCGTTTTTACATCAAAG gcAAGAAATTCTTCAGCATGTCGATGTAATAAAAAACTTTTCTTTGACCAAGAATAGTGTTCGGATTGGACAACTGATGCACTATGATTATTCCAGCCATAAATACGTTTTCTCTATTAGCAATAACTTCCGATCACTGCTTCCAGATGTGTCTCCCATTGTGAATAAGCGTTATAACATTTGTGCTGTGGTTGGAAATAGCGGGATCCTGACAGGGAGCCGGTGTGGACCGCAGATAGATAAGTCAGATTTTGTTTTCCGTTGCAATTTCGCCCCTACGGAAGCTTTCCAAAGAGATGTTGGAAGGAAAACCAACCTTACCACCTTCAACCCCAGCATCCTGGAAAAATATTACAACAACCTTTTGACCATTCAGGACCGTAACAACTTTTTTCTCAGTTTGAAAAAGCTTGACGGGGCCATTCTTTGGATCCCTGCCTTTTTCTTCCACACATCGGCCACTGTTACCAGGACATTAGTTGACTTTTTTGTTGAACACAGAGGCCAGTTAAAGCTCCAGTTGGCTTGGCCTGGAAATATAATGCAACATGTCAACAG GTACTGGAAAAACAAACACTTGTCACCCAAACGGCTGAGCACAGGCATTCTCATGTACACCCTGGCGTCAGCAGTCTGTGAAGAGATCCACTTGTATGGATTCTGGCCTTTTGGATTTGACCCCAACACAAGGGAAGATCTTCCGTACCATTACTATGACAAAAAAGGAACCAAATTTACCACCAAGTGGCAGGAGTCCCACCAGCTGCCGGCTGAGTTTCAGCTGTTGTACCGAATGCATGGGGAAGGGCTCACCAAGCTGACCCTGTCACACTGTGCCTGA